In a single window of the Dehalococcoidia bacterium genome:
- a CDS encoding acetylornithine transaminase gives MSNWQELESKYFLRTGRRLPVTLVRGQGTRVWDDEGREYLDFIDGIAVCSLGHCHPVVVNAITEQARTLMHVSNLFYTVPQVQLAELLVRNSCLQRAYFVNSGTEANEAAIKLARRYGKLHRDGAYEIISAMDSFHGRSLAMVAATGQPKYQAPYTPLPEGFVNVPYNDVDAIKKATSKKTCAILLEPIEGEGGVIVPAPDYLKRVRAWCDKHNILLILDEVQTGIGRTGSLFAYQHMGAEPDIMTLAKGMGGGFPIGALLAKERAAVFQPGDHGSTFGGNPLATATAYAVVKYIIEQRIPDRAWEMGEYLLSGLRKLKAKYPHITDARGMGLLTAIEFNAPLAEAVTLAALREGLIVNNVRPDALRLAPALTVSREEIDQALAVLDKVIKAVAAQPVPPAPAH, from the coding sequence GTATGGGACGACGAGGGCAGGGAGTACCTGGACTTTATTGACGGCATCGCCGTGTGTTCCCTGGGACACTGCCACCCGGTGGTGGTCAACGCCATCACGGAGCAGGCGCGCACCCTAATGCACGTGTCCAATCTTTTCTATACCGTTCCCCAGGTGCAGTTGGCGGAGCTTCTGGTGCGGAATAGCTGCCTGCAGCGCGCCTATTTCGTCAACAGCGGCACGGAGGCCAATGAGGCGGCCATCAAGCTGGCGCGGCGCTACGGCAAGCTGCACCGCGACGGCGCGTATGAAATCATCAGCGCCATGGACTCCTTTCACGGACGCAGCCTGGCGATGGTGGCCGCCACCGGCCAGCCGAAGTACCAGGCGCCCTACACGCCGCTGCCGGAGGGATTCGTCAACGTCCCGTACAACGACGTGGACGCCATCAAGAAGGCGACGAGCAAGAAGACGTGCGCCATCCTGCTGGAGCCTATCGAGGGCGAGGGCGGCGTCATCGTGCCGGCGCCCGACTACCTGAAGCGGGTGCGCGCCTGGTGCGACAAGCACAACATCCTGCTCATTCTGGACGAGGTGCAGACGGGCATAGGCCGCACGGGGTCGCTGTTCGCCTACCAGCACATGGGGGCGGAGCCGGACATTATGACGCTCGCCAAGGGCATGGGCGGCGGGTTTCCCATCGGCGCGCTGCTCGCCAAGGAGCGGGCCGCCGTGTTCCAGCCGGGCGACCACGGCTCAACCTTCGGCGGCAACCCGCTGGCGACGGCCACCGCGTACGCCGTCGTGAAGTACATCATCGAGCAGCGCATTCCGGACCGGGCGTGGGAGATGGGCGAGTACCTGCTGTCCGGTCTGCGGAAGCTGAAGGCCAAATACCCGCACATCACCGACGCGCGCGGCATGGGCCTGCTCACCGCCATTGAGTTCAACGCTCCCCTGGCGGAAGCTGTCACTCTTGCCGCTCTGCGTGAAGGGCTGATCGTCAACAACGTGCGGCCTGACGCGCTACGGCTGGCTCCGGCGCTGACCGTCTCCCGCGAGGAGATAGACCAGGCGCTGGCGGTCCTGGACAAGGTGATTAAGGCAGTCGCGGCGCAGCCCGTGCCGCCCGCGCCCGCGCACTAG
- a CDS encoding acyl-CoA dehydrogenase family protein produces MVLALSEEQKQIVTTIRDWVKKEVIPVASDMEHRNEFPAHLIEQMKQMGLFGVVIPTQYGGLGLDYTTYAMIFEEICKGWMGLSGPVGTHSIMSYVVMHYGTEEQKQRFLPKFASGEKRGGLALTEPNAGSDVQAMQTTAVRDGDWYVVNGTKTFITNARHGNTFALLAKTNTKANPPYKGISCFIAEKGDPGFKVGRDLEKLGYKSVDTCEIHLDNYRVPVTNLVGMKEGEGFVQVMAGLEVGRINVAARAVGVAAAAFEAAIRYAQQRQTFGKPIAQHQVIQTKLADMATELEAARLLTYAAARKKDAGERADLEAGMAKLFASEMCLRVTFEAMRIHGGYGYVKDYPVERYFRDAPLMIIGEGTSEIQKLVIARNLLQKYKIG; encoded by the coding sequence ATGGTGCTCGCTCTGTCCGAAGAACAGAAACAAATCGTCACCACCATCCGGGACTGGGTCAAGAAAGAGGTCATCCCTGTCGCCAGCGACATGGAGCACCGGAACGAGTTTCCCGCCCATCTGATAGAGCAGATGAAGCAGATGGGACTCTTCGGGGTCGTCATTCCCACGCAGTACGGCGGACTGGGCCTTGACTACACCACCTACGCAATGATCTTCGAGGAGATATGCAAGGGTTGGATGGGCCTGAGCGGGCCTGTCGGAACGCATTCCATCATGTCCTACGTCGTGATGCACTACGGCACGGAGGAGCAGAAGCAGCGCTTCCTGCCCAAATTCGCCTCCGGTGAGAAGCGCGGCGGCTTGGCGCTCACCGAGCCAAACGCTGGCTCCGACGTGCAGGCGATGCAGACCACCGCCGTGCGCGATGGCGACTGGTACGTGGTGAACGGCACCAAGACGTTCATCACGAACGCCCGGCACGGGAACACCTTTGCGCTGCTGGCCAAGACGAACACCAAGGCCAACCCTCCGTACAAGGGTATCTCCTGCTTCATCGCGGAGAAGGGCGACCCCGGCTTCAAGGTGGGGCGCGACTTGGAGAAGCTGGGATACAAGAGCGTGGACACCTGCGAGATTCACCTGGACAACTATCGCGTGCCGGTCACGAACTTGGTGGGGATGAAGGAAGGCGAGGGTTTCGTCCAGGTGATGGCTGGCCTGGAGGTGGGACGCATCAACGTGGCGGCGCGGGCCGTCGGTGTGGCCGCGGCGGCGTTTGAGGCGGCCATCCGCTACGCGCAGCAGCGGCAGACATTCGGCAAGCCCATCGCCCAGCATCAGGTCATCCAGACCAAGCTGGCCGACATGGCGACTGAGCTGGAGGCGGCCCGATTGCTCACCTACGCCGCCGCCCGCAAGAAGGATGCCGGCGAGCGCGCCGACCTGGAGGCGGGCATGGCCAAGCTCTTCGCCAGCGAGATGTGCCTGCGCGTCACCTTTGAGGCCATGCGCATCCACGGCGGCTACGGCTACGTGAAGGACTATCCCGTGGAGCGCTACTTCCGCGACGCCCCGCTGATGATCATCGGCGAGGGCACGAGTGAGATACAGAAGCTGGTCATCGCGCGGAACCTGCTGCAGAAGTATAAGATAGGCTAG
- a CDS encoding CaiB/BaiF CoA-transferase family protein, which translates to MMNKGALEGYRVIDLCRAGPGQLATGVLADYGADVITIVEPGYAQRRQVGGSTAKGFGQVNRRNKRGLFLNMKAEGALDIFMKLVSRSDAIVESNRPGVAKRLGVDYDAVRKANSAIVYVSLSGYGQYGPYADIPGHDLSFQGVGGMIPQDERGRPHHPTYNHADMNAAWYGAFALFIGLLHKARTGRGQYIDVAFSDASISLPAGHLEDEMLCGAYPCHNIYECKDGKHLTLSTREPWFWERLLKVLGREDWLPHQRPQGKLKEEMFAFFRKSFKSKPRHEWLKILKGADCQFGSVNLTAEDLRDDPHNKAREMVIETQNPATGDKMFIPGFALKLSNTPAKMWRGPSLMGLDTEDVLIELGYSHEDISRFRQSEAIG; encoded by the coding sequence ATGATGAACAAAGGCGCTTTGGAAGGCTACCGGGTCATAGACCTTTGTCGGGCGGGGCCCGGCCAGCTCGCCACCGGCGTCCTGGCCGACTATGGCGCCGACGTCATCACCATCGTCGAGCCGGGCTACGCCCAGCGCCGACAGGTGGGCGGCTCCACGGCCAAGGGCTTCGGCCAGGTCAATCGGCGCAACAAGCGCGGCCTCTTCCTGAACATGAAGGCGGAGGGCGCTCTGGACATCTTCATGAAGCTGGTCTCCCGCTCCGACGCCATCGTGGAGAGCAACCGCCCCGGCGTCGCCAAGCGGCTGGGCGTGGACTACGACGCGGTCAGGAAGGCCAACTCCGCCATTGTCTATGTCTCCCTGTCCGGCTACGGCCAGTACGGCCCCTACGCCGACATCCCTGGCCACGATCTCTCCTTCCAGGGGGTCGGCGGCATGATTCCCCAGGACGAGCGGGGCAGACCACATCATCCCACGTACAACCACGCGGACATGAACGCCGCCTGGTACGGCGCGTTCGCCCTGTTCATCGGCCTTCTCCACAAGGCCAGGACGGGTAGGGGCCAGTACATTGACGTCGCCTTCAGCGATGCCTCCATCAGCCTTCCCGCCGGTCATCTGGAGGACGAGATGCTGTGCGGGGCATACCCCTGCCACAACATCTACGAGTGCAAGGACGGCAAGCACCTGACCCTCAGCACGCGGGAGCCCTGGTTCTGGGAGCGGCTGCTGAAGGTCCTGGGCCGGGAGGACTGGCTGCCTCACCAGCGGCCCCAGGGCAAGCTCAAGGAGGAGATGTTCGCGTTCTTCCGCAAGTCCTTCAAGAGCAAGCCCCGGCACGAATGGCTCAAGATTCTCAAGGGGGCGGACTGCCAGTTCGGCTCGGTGAACCTGACCGCCGAAGACCTGCGCGACGACCCGCACAACAAGGCCCGTGAGATGGTTATTGAGACGCAGAACCCCGCGACGGGTGACAAGATGTTCATTCCCGGCTTCGCGCTCAAGCTGTCGAACACGCCCGCCAAAATGTGGCGTGGGCCGAGCCTGATGGGCCTGGATACGGAGGACGTCCTGATAGAGCTGGGCTACAGCCATGAGGATATCAGCCGGTTCCGCCAGTCCGAGGCGATCGGCTAG
- a CDS encoding argininosuccinate synthase has product MSKKVVLAYSGGLDTSTILHWLIHEKGYEVIAYVADLGQTEDFDAVRQKALQVGAAKAYVEDVKKEFVTDFIFPALRANAVYEGRYLLGTSLARPLIAQKQVEAARREGAETVSHGSTGKGNDQVRFELTYHVLAPRMKVVAPWKDPSFFERFPGRKELIAYAQQHGIPVKATASAPWSSDANLMHISYEAGELEDPARRPREEMFELTVSPQKAPDRETELEIEFRRGDPVRVRNVSDGAEKNTPLELFTYLNQVAGRNGVGRVDMVENRYVGIKSRGVYETPAGTVLQLAHRDLEGLTMDREVMHLRDTLIPRFAELVYYGYWFSPEMECLRVLFDKAQEPVNGTVRVALYKGNVIVTGRSSPQSLYDQDQSSMDVAGGYDPRDAVGFIKTNALRLVNWSRRQRGR; this is encoded by the coding sequence ATGAGCAAGAAAGTTGTCCTGGCCTACAGTGGAGGATTGGACACCTCCACGATCCTCCACTGGCTTATCCACGAGAAGGGGTACGAGGTCATCGCCTATGTGGCCGATCTGGGCCAGACGGAGGACTTCGATGCGGTCCGCCAGAAGGCGCTGCAGGTGGGTGCGGCCAAGGCGTATGTGGAGGATGTGAAGAAGGAGTTTGTCACGGACTTCATTTTCCCGGCGCTCCGGGCCAACGCGGTGTACGAGGGGCGCTACCTCCTCGGCACGTCCCTGGCGCGGCCCCTCATCGCCCAGAAGCAAGTCGAGGCCGCCAGGCGCGAAGGGGCCGAGACGGTGTCCCACGGCTCCACGGGCAAGGGCAACGATCAGGTCCGTTTTGAGCTGACCTACCATGTTCTGGCGCCGCGGATGAAGGTCGTCGCGCCCTGGAAAGACCCGTCCTTCTTCGAGCGGTTCCCCGGCCGCAAAGAGCTTATCGCGTACGCTCAGCAGCACGGCATTCCGGTGAAGGCCACGGCGTCGGCCCCCTGGTCAAGCGACGCTAACCTTATGCACATCAGCTACGAGGCGGGCGAGCTGGAGGACCCGGCGCGGCGGCCCCGCGAGGAGATGTTCGAGCTGACCGTCTCGCCGCAGAAGGCGCCGGACAGGGAGACCGAACTGGAAATCGAGTTCCGGCGCGGCGACCCCGTGCGCGTGCGCAATGTGTCGGACGGCGCGGAGAAGAACACGCCGTTGGAGCTGTTCACCTATCTGAACCAGGTGGCGGGCCGCAACGGCGTGGGCCGCGTGGACATGGTCGAAAACCGCTATGTGGGCATCAAGTCGCGCGGCGTGTACGAGACGCCCGCGGGCACGGTGCTGCAACTGGCGCACCGTGACCTGGAGGGCCTGACCATGGACCGGGAGGTCATGCACCTTCGGGACACGCTCATCCCGCGCTTTGCCGAGCTGGTGTACTACGGCTACTGGTTCTCGCCGGAGATGGAGTGCCTGCGGGTACTGTTCGATAAGGCGCAGGAGCCGGTGAACGGCACGGTGCGCGTGGCGCTCTACAAGGGCAACGTCATCGTCACGGGACGCTCGTCGCCACAGTCCCTGTATGACCAGGACCAGTCCAGCATGGACGTGGCGGGCGGCTACGACCCGCGGGACGCGGTGGGTTTCATCAAGACCAATGCCCTGAGGCTCGTCAACTGGTCGCGACGGCAACGGGGCCGATAG